CCGTAGCGCAGGCCGAAGGTCACACCCTCGACAACGGCCCGGCAGAGGTTTGCTCTGGTTAGGTTTTCCGTGGTCAGGCCGTGCAGGCTGGCACTGGCCTGGGGGAGGGCGGGGACGCGCTCGCCGTTGAGGAAAGGCAGCAGAGTGACGCCGTCACAGCCGATTGGCGCCTGCGCTACGAGTGCGTTGAACGATTCGAGATCGAGCTGCAACAGGTCGCGGATCGCGGCGTTAGCGTTGGTCAGGTTCATGGTGCAGATCAATGGCAGCCAGCCTCCACTGGACGAGCAGAAGGTGGCGACTGCTGGCTGGGGGCTGATGCGCGGCGTGTCCGAATAGGCGTAGAGCGTGCCGGAGCTACCCAGGCTCATGGTGATGGCGCCGGGGCGGATGTTGCCGGTACCGATGGCCCCCATCATGTTGTCGCCACCGCCACTGGATACGATGGCGTCAGGGTTCAGCCCGAGCTGTCCGGCGATTTCCGGACGCAGCCGGCCCACGGCTTTGTCCGGTGCGATCAGCTCGGGCAGTGCCGCCTCCAGCCGACCGTTCGGGTCGATATGGCGCAGGATGCCAAGGTCCCACTCACGGGTTCGTACGTTGAAATAGCCGGTGCCGGACGCGTCGCCGTACTCGGCGCAGGCGCGCCCGGTGAGCCAATGATTCAGGTAATCGTGCGGCAGCAGAATGTGCGCAATCTGCTCGAAGAGTGCGGGGTGCTGCGCCTTCATCCACAAGAGTTTCGAGACAGTGTAGCCCGGCGCGATGACGACGCCAAGGCGCTCGAGCGATCCCTGTTCCCCGCCCAGCCAGTCGAGCAGCGCGGCGTTTTCCGTAGCTGATTCCGTGTCGCACCAGAGCTTGGCCGGGCGCAGTACCTGGCCGTCGCGATCGAGCGTGACCAGCCCGTGTTGCTGCCCGGACACACCGATGCCCAGCACCTCGCGACCGTTTACTCCGGCCTCGGTAAGGGCAGCTCTCGTCGCGGTGGCAAACGCGGTCGTCCATTGCGTGACGTCCTGCTCGCGACGGCCATTGGGCCCGCTGATCAAATCGTGGCCGGCCGAGCCCTGGCCGAGTACGCGCCCGTTGCTGGCGTCGAGTACCAGCGCCTTGGTGCCTTGGGTGCCGCAATCGATTCCGAGAAACATGCCGGGCCCCGTCACTGCGTCAGCAACAGATCAAGGGTGCCGCTAACCCCCAACGTGCACAGCCGCAGCAGGTTGCGCTCGAAGGCCTCGCGGAAGGCGAGCGAACGTGAAATCCGCGTGCCGAAGATTTCCTCGCAACCGAGCAGGCGTTCGGCGAGGCCGTCGTCCTCCGCGACAAGGGACTGGCAGAAATCCGCGCGCGGATCGGGGATGCGGTACTGCTCGCCGTTCTCATCGACGCCTCGCAGATACAGCGCCCAGGCAGCGACCACTAGGGCCGCCCGGTCCAATGCGGTGTTATCGGCGATCAGGCGGTTGATGGTCGGCACGGTGAACTTGGGAAACTTCGACGAGCCATCGGAACACACCCGCTCCAGCTGATCGGCGATGGCTCGGTTGGAGAACCGCTCGATCAGGGTCTGCTTGTACCGCGCGAGATCGATGCCCGGCACCGCTGCCAATTGTGGGGTGACGTCCTCATCCATATAGCGGCGGATGTACTCGACGAACAGCGGATCGGCCATGGTTTCGTGAACGAAGCGATAACCGCGCAGGTAACCGAGATAGGTCAGCGCGAGGTGGCTGCCGTTGAGCAGCTTGATTTTCATCTCCTCGTAGGGCGAAACGTCGTCGGTGAACTGCACGCCGACCTTTTCCCAGGCTGGGCGGCCGGCGACGAAGCGGTCCTCCACTACCCATTGCACGAAGGGTTCGCAGACCACCGGCCAGGCGTCATCGAGGCCGTGCTGTCGCTCCAGGTCCTGGCGATGGGCCGTGCTGGTCATGGGCGTGATACGGTCGACCATGGCGTTGGGAAAGCTGACGTTGCGCTCGATCCAGCGGGCCAGGTCGGGGTCGACCAGGCTGGCGAAGGCCAGCGTGGCCCTGCGGGTCACATCGCCGTTGTGGGGGAGGTTGTCGCAGGACATCACCGTGAAGGGGCCGACGCCATGCCCACGACGCTTGGCCAGGGCCGCGCAGAGCAGGCCGAACACGCTGATCGGGCTGCGCGGGTTTTGCAGGTCATGTTGAATCTGCGGCAGT
This DNA window, taken from Pseudomonas sp. FeN3W, encodes the following:
- the xylB gene encoding xylulokinase, whose product is MFLGIDCGTQGTKALVLDASNGRVLGQGSAGHDLISGPNGRREQDVTQWTTAFATATRAALTEAGVNGREVLGIGVSGQQHGLVTLDRDGQVLRPAKLWCDTESATENAALLDWLGGEQGSLERLGVVIAPGYTVSKLLWMKAQHPALFEQIAHILLPHDYLNHWLTGRACAEYGDASGTGYFNVRTREWDLGILRHIDPNGRLEAALPELIAPDKAVGRLRPEIAGQLGLNPDAIVSSGGGDNMMGAIGTGNIRPGAITMSLGSSGTLYAYSDTPRISPQPAVATFCSSSGGWLPLICTMNLTNANAAIRDLLQLDLESFNALVAQAPIGCDGVTLLPFLNGERVPALPQASASLHGLTTENLTRANLCRAVVEGVTFGLRYGLDLLRESGIRSERIQLIGGGAKNPLWRQIVADMMETPVVCTTHSEAAALGGAIQAAWCHARQSNPIASLAALCARCVRVDEGTAVEPQAESVRAYEQAYRRYRQLVIDTHGQQTPPDLRTVVP
- a CDS encoding mannitol dehydrogenase family protein — its product is MKLNEANLPRLPVPIARPDYRLAEATSGIAHIGVGGFHRAHQAAYTDALMNTGEGLEWGICGIGTRAEERAMRDALAAQDYLYTLVELDDRPDTEVRVIGSIRDMLLVGEDGSEAVVARLADPAIRIVSLTITEGGYCLDDSTGQFNAQLPQIQHDLQNPRSPISVFGLLCAALAKRRGHGVGPFTVMSCDNLPHNGDVTRRATLAFASLVDPDLARWIERNVSFPNAMVDRITPMTSTAHRQDLERQHGLDDAWPVVCEPFVQWVVEDRFVAGRPAWEKVGVQFTDDVSPYEEMKIKLLNGSHLALTYLGYLRGYRFVHETMADPLFVEYIRRYMDEDVTPQLAAVPGIDLARYKQTLIERFSNRAIADQLERVCSDGSSKFPKFTVPTINRLIADNTALDRAALVVAAWALYLRGVDENGEQYRIPDPRADFCQSLVAEDDGLAERLLGCEEIFGTRISRSLAFREAFERNLLRLCTLGVSGTLDLLLTQ